A genomic window from Flintibacter sp. KGMB00164 includes:
- a CDS encoding pyridoxal phosphate-dependent aminotransferase, producing the protein MKELSRIALAIEPSATMAIDSMFKQMKADGLDVIGFGAGEPDFPTPDYIKEVGIQAIQNNDTKYTPSVGTVALRKAICQRLKEDCGVEYTPAEVAVSNGAKPCVYVALRALVNPGDEVILPAPYWVSYIELIRMVGGVPVVVEATEAEHFKITPEKLSAAITPKTKCMILNNPSNPTGMMYSRKELEEIAKVCVEKDIYVISDEIYYRLAYDNEEFVSFAALGEDVKARTLLVNGVSKSYAMTGWRIGYVAAPAAISKVIGNYLGHCTGSPSSISQAAAAEALSASQETVEKMREAFEERRNYMVERMNQIEGVSCIKPEGAFYVMMNISKIFGKELFGHVIKDADDFGNMFLKYGKVAVVPGTSFGAPEFIRWSYATSMENIKAGLDRLECFLSGKEV; encoded by the coding sequence ATGAAAGAGTTGTCCCGGATTGCACTGGCCATCGAGCCTTCTGCCACCATGGCCATTGACTCCATGTTCAAGCAGATGAAGGCTGACGGTTTGGATGTCATCGGCTTTGGTGCCGGTGAGCCTGATTTCCCCACTCCCGATTACATTAAGGAGGTTGGTATCCAGGCCATCCAGAATAACGACACCAAGTATACGCCTTCTGTGGGCACCGTGGCCCTGCGCAAGGCCATCTGCCAGCGTCTGAAGGAGGACTGCGGCGTGGAGTACACCCCCGCTGAGGTGGCTGTCTCCAACGGTGCTAAGCCCTGCGTCTATGTGGCTCTGCGCGCTCTGGTGAACCCCGGCGACGAGGTCATCCTGCCTGCTCCTTACTGGGTCAGCTACATTGAGCTCATCCGCATGGTGGGCGGCGTGCCCGTGGTGGTGGAGGCTACCGAGGCCGAGCACTTCAAGATCACTCCTGAGAAGCTCTCCGCTGCCATCACCCCCAAGACCAAGTGCATGATCCTCAACAACCCCTCCAACCCCACCGGCATGATGTACAGCCGCAAGGAGCTGGAGGAGATCGCCAAGGTCTGTGTGGAGAAGGACATCTATGTTATCTCCGACGAGATCTACTACCGCTTGGCCTATGACAACGAGGAGTTTGTCAGCTTCGCCGCTCTGGGCGAGGATGTGAAGGCCCGCACCCTGCTGGTCAACGGCGTGTCCAAGTCCTATGCCATGACTGGCTGGCGTATCGGCTACGTGGCCGCTCCCGCCGCCATCTCCAAGGTCATCGGCAACTATCTGGGCCACTGCACTGGTTCTCCCAGCTCCATCTCTCAGGCCGCTGCCGCCGAGGCTCTCTCCGCCTCTCAGGAGACCGTGGAGAAGATGCGTGAGGCCTTTGAGGAGCGCCGCAACTACATGGTGGAGCGCATGAACCAGATCGAGGGCGTCTCCTGCATCAAGCCCGAGGGTGCTTTCTATGTCATGATGAACATCAGCAAGATCTTCGGCAAGGAGCTCTTCGGCCACGTCATCAAGGACGCCGACGACTTCGGCAACATGTTCCTGAAGTACGGCAAGGTGGCCGTGGTGCCCGGCACCAGCTTTGGCGCCCCTGAGTTCATCCGCTGGTCCTACGCCACCTCCATGGAGAACATCAAGGCTGGCCTGGACCGCCTGGAGTGCTTCCTCTCCGGCAAGGAGGTCTGA
- a CDS encoding ABC transporter substrate-binding protein, which translates to MNTWKRPLSALLALSLALTLSACSGQPVSDTSGSQSTSSVVSDNSDGYYPVTITNYNYAGEEVSYTYNEAPQRVLAVYQGCIETMIALGLEDHVIASYGLDNEVKPEWQDGFSKMHYDDSVFAPDKETVTLMEPDFIFSWGSYFGDKKLGDVDAWNEKGVGTYMNSNTVPGGTRTLENEYTDILNIGKIFHVEDKAQALGDEMKAQVADTLSAVQGQSPVKVAVVEPISGSITNYGAKSLAGDMVTALGGELAMPQADSISKEDLVAADPEVIFVVYMAYSGDDPESVKREQMSLIQDDPALQSLQAVKNGNVHLIMLGDMYASGPRTLDGLKTLAQGMYPELSL; encoded by the coding sequence ATGAATACCTGGAAACGCCCCCTGTCCGCGCTGCTGGCCCTGTCGCTGGCTCTCACTCTGTCCGCATGCAGCGGACAACCTGTGTCGGATACTTCCGGCTCCCAAAGCACATCCTCTGTTGTCTCGGACAACTCCGATGGCTACTATCCTGTCACTATCACCAATTACAACTACGCCGGGGAAGAGGTAAGCTACACCTACAACGAAGCACCCCAGCGGGTGCTGGCTGTCTATCAAGGCTGCATCGAGACCATGATCGCCCTGGGACTGGAGGACCACGTCATTGCCAGCTACGGCCTGGACAACGAGGTAAAGCCGGAGTGGCAGGATGGATTCTCCAAAATGCACTACGATGACTCCGTTTTTGCCCCGGATAAAGAGACTGTCACTCTGATGGAACCCGATTTTATCTTCTCCTGGGGCTCCTACTTTGGAGACAAAAAGCTGGGAGACGTGGATGCCTGGAATGAGAAGGGTGTGGGGACCTATATGAACTCCAACACGGTCCCCGGCGGCACCCGCACCCTGGAAAACGAGTACACCGACATTCTGAACATCGGAAAGATCTTCCACGTGGAGGACAAGGCCCAGGCTCTGGGGGACGAGATGAAGGCTCAGGTAGCTGACACTCTGTCCGCAGTACAGGGACAGAGCCCGGTGAAAGTGGCGGTGGTGGAGCCCATCAGCGGCAGCATCACCAACTATGGAGCCAAGTCCCTGGCGGGGGACATGGTGACCGCCCTGGGCGGGGAGCTGGCCATGCCCCAGGCCGACTCCATCAGCAAGGAGGACCTGGTGGCCGCCGACCCGGAGGTTATCTTTGTGGTGTACATGGCCTACTCCGGCGACGATCCGGAAAGCGTGAAGCGTGAGCAGATGTCCCTCATTCAGGATGACCCCGCCCTTCAGAGCCTGCAGGCGGTCAAGAACGGTAACGTCCATCTCATCATGTTGGGCGACATGTACGCCAGCGGTCCCCGGACTCTGGACGGCCTGAAGACCCTGGCCCAAGGCATGTACCCGGAGCTGAGCCTGTGA
- a CDS encoding ABC transporter ATP-binding protein: MDLLAQDLQVTLEENHILNGVILEAGAGELVGVIGPNGSGKSTLLKCLYRQLVPQGGAVYLNGRDLTRESRRESAKKIGVVAQHNDKGFDFTVLDMVLLGRSPHKKALERDNLADYAIAHQALREVGMEELANRSMATLSGGERQRVILARALAQQTPVLILDEPTNHLDVQYQLQLMELVKGVSCTVVAALHDLNLAAMYCQRLYLLDEGRVVAQGTPEQVLTPERISAVYGVRAEVVSASDGHLRVLFYPR, encoded by the coding sequence ATGGACCTGCTGGCCCAAGACCTGCAAGTTACCCTGGAGGAAAACCACATTCTGAATGGAGTAATCCTGGAGGCCGGGGCAGGGGAGCTGGTGGGAGTCATCGGCCCCAACGGCAGCGGCAAAAGCACCCTCCTCAAATGCCTCTACCGTCAACTGGTCCCTCAGGGGGGCGCGGTGTATCTCAATGGTCGGGATTTAACCAGGGAGAGCCGCCGGGAGAGCGCCAAGAAAATTGGAGTCGTAGCCCAGCACAACGATAAGGGATTTGACTTTACCGTTCTTGACATGGTACTTCTGGGCCGTTCTCCCCATAAAAAAGCCCTGGAACGGGACAACCTTGCAGACTACGCCATCGCCCATCAGGCACTGCGGGAGGTGGGGATGGAGGAGCTGGCAAACCGCTCCATGGCCACCCTCTCCGGCGGAGAGCGCCAGCGGGTCATTTTGGCCCGTGCCTTGGCCCAGCAGACCCCTGTCCTCATTCTGGACGAGCCCACCAACCACCTGGATGTGCAGTACCAGCTCCAGCTCATGGAGCTTGTAAAGGGAGTAAGCTGTACCGTTGTTGCCGCCCTCCACGACCTGAATTTAGCCGCTATGTACTGCCAGCGGCTCTATCTGCTGGACGAGGGTAGAGTAGTGGCCCAAGGTACCCCGGAGCAGGTACTTACCCCGGAGCGTATAAGCGCGGTGTACGGCGTGCGAGCGGAGGTAGTGTCCGCTTCTGACGGACATCTAAGGGTGTTATTTTACCCTCGGTGA
- the rfbB gene encoding dTDP-glucose 4,6-dehydratase produces the protein MTLLVTGGAGFIGSNFIFYWLKHHPEDQVVCLDKLTYAGNLATLVPVMDHPSFRFVRGDICDRAAVKRLFEEEQPQAVINFAAESHVDRSIQAPEVFLQTNVLGTQVLLDACCAHGGVRFHQVSTDEVYGDLPLDRPDLLFTEESPLRPSSPYSASKAGADLLALAYFRTYGLPVTVSRCSNNYGPYQFPEKLIPRMIVRALAGKTLPVYGRGENVRDWLHVDDHCAALDAILQRGVAGEVYNIGGRSERTNLEIVGLICHRLDVPPEQVVHVADRKGHDKRYAIDSGKLSSQLGWQPQVSFDQGMDETINWYLDHRYWWEPLAEDV, from the coding sequence ATGACGCTGCTGGTTACCGGCGGAGCCGGATTCATCGGGAGCAACTTCATCTTCTATTGGCTCAAACACCACCCGGAGGACCAGGTAGTCTGTCTGGATAAGCTGACCTATGCGGGAAACCTGGCTACCCTGGTCCCGGTGATGGACCATCCCAGCTTTCGCTTTGTGCGGGGAGATATCTGCGACCGGGCAGCGGTGAAACGACTCTTTGAGGAGGAGCAGCCCCAGGCAGTGATCAACTTTGCCGCCGAGAGCCATGTGGACCGCTCCATCCAGGCCCCGGAGGTCTTTTTGCAGACCAACGTGCTGGGCACCCAGGTGCTGCTGGACGCCTGCTGCGCCCACGGCGGGGTGCGCTTTCATCAGGTGTCCACCGACGAGGTCTACGGCGACCTGCCCCTGGACCGCCCCGACCTGCTCTTTACCGAGGAGAGCCCCTTGCGGCCCAGCAGCCCGTACAGTGCCTCCAAGGCTGGGGCCGACCTGCTGGCCCTGGCCTATTTCCGTACCTACGGTCTGCCCGTGACGGTGAGCCGCTGCTCCAACAACTACGGTCCCTACCAGTTCCCGGAAAAGCTCATTCCACGGATGATCGTCCGAGCGCTGGCCGGAAAAACCTTGCCGGTGTACGGCAGGGGAGAGAACGTGCGGGACTGGCTCCACGTGGACGACCACTGTGCCGCCCTGGATGCGATCCTCCAACGCGGTGTGGCTGGGGAGGTCTACAACATCGGAGGCCGCAGCGAGCGCACCAACCTGGAGATCGTAGGCCTCATCTGCCACAGGCTGGATGTACCCCCGGAGCAGGTGGTCCATGTGGCCGACCGGAAGGGCCACGACAAGCGCTACGCCATCGACAGCGGAAAGCTGTCCTCCCAGCTGGGCTGGCAGCCTCAGGTGTCCTTTGACCAGGGGATGGATGAGACCATCAACTGGTATCTGGACCACCGCTACTGGTGGGAGCCCCTGGCGGAGGATGTATGA
- a CDS encoding FAD-dependent oxidoreductase, which yields MGILELKPGFYFTGALDHDLRVFDIIMYTEYGTTYNSYVLKTANHTVLFETAKAKCLDSWLEKVGSITPIDQVDYLVVSHTEPDHSGSVERLLELNPRLKIVATGCAINFLKEIVNRDFYSIAIKDGQTLELDDKTLEFMVVPNLHWPDTMYTYIREDKVLVTCDSFGSHYACDGILASAVTDQEGYWKATKYYYDCIIGPFKSFMLDALKRVRPLELEMICPGHGPVLDTGIPHMLDTYEQWSTVINPNPRPTVIIPYVSAYGYTGQLAQAIAQGITDKGGIDVRLYDMVEADAAQVAEELLYADGFLLGTPTIVGEALKPIWDLTTGMFAGTHGGKVASAFGSYGWSGEGVPHIMERLKQLKLKTLEGFRVRFKPSEDQLKQAREYGMEFAQAVLDNLHPIQRAPKGKVRCDVCGAVFDADAEACPVCKVGPEHFVPLTGEEKAPKEELVRCKVCGAVFESDKERCPVCGVGPEYYVPVKKEEKKGSGTRKLVKCLVCGEIFDSSLDTCPVCGVGRDKFVEVEVEETAFRNDTQNTYVILGNGCAGVSAAQAIRERDKTGRILLISNEGPAYQRPMLTKAMLSGLTADQMALHPAGWYEAQNIVQILERQVVAVDTQNKQVELDGGFKLPYTKLIFALGSECFIPPIPGHDKQGVVAIRRLSDVEKIQAMGNALKQAVVIGGGVLGLEAAWELRKAGIEVTVLELAPKLMGRQLDDQAAALLLDACGKSQVRVETGVQIQSIQGGETVTGVELGSGEIIPAQLVVVSAGVRANTAIAQSAGIEIDRAIVVNERMETNLPGVYACGDCAQYQGVNYALWPEAQEQGKTAGACAAGELAAYQPIAPVLAFHGMGTELFSLGDPGKQPGVEYKTVEVRDEARNILERYYFTAGKLCGVILAGDLSKMADMMAAIDEKRSFAEFFA from the coding sequence ATGGGTATTCTGGAACTCAAGCCCGGTTTTTATTTTACCGGCGCCCTGGATCACGACCTGCGGGTGTTTGACATCATCATGTACACCGAGTACGGCACCACCTACAATTCCTACGTGCTGAAAACTGCCAACCATACCGTTTTATTTGAGACGGCTAAGGCCAAATGCCTGGACAGCTGGCTGGAGAAGGTGGGCTCCATCACCCCCATCGACCAAGTGGACTATCTAGTGGTCAGCCACACCGAACCCGACCACAGCGGCAGCGTGGAGCGCCTGCTGGAGCTCAATCCCCGGCTGAAGATCGTGGCCACCGGCTGCGCCATCAACTTTTTGAAAGAGATCGTCAATCGGGATTTCTACTCCATCGCCATCAAGGACGGTCAGACCCTGGAGTTGGACGATAAGACGCTGGAGTTCATGGTGGTTCCCAACCTCCACTGGCCCGATACGATGTACACCTATATCCGGGAGGACAAGGTGCTGGTCACCTGTGACTCCTTTGGTTCCCACTACGCCTGCGACGGTATCCTGGCCAGCGCCGTTACCGACCAGGAGGGCTACTGGAAGGCCACCAAGTATTACTACGACTGCATCATCGGCCCCTTCAAGAGCTTCATGCTGGACGCCTTGAAGCGGGTGCGCCCTCTGGAGCTGGAGATGATCTGCCCCGGCCACGGCCCGGTGCTGGACACCGGCATTCCCCACATGCTGGACACCTACGAGCAGTGGTCCACCGTCATCAATCCCAACCCCCGGCCCACCGTCATCATTCCCTACGTCAGCGCCTACGGCTACACTGGACAGCTGGCTCAGGCCATCGCCCAGGGTATCACGGACAAGGGCGGCATCGATGTGCGCCTTTATGACATGGTGGAGGCAGATGCCGCCCAGGTGGCCGAAGAACTACTCTACGCCGACGGCTTCCTGCTGGGCACCCCCACCATCGTGGGCGAGGCCCTCAAGCCCATCTGGGACCTGACCACCGGCATGTTCGCCGGCACCCACGGGGGCAAGGTGGCCTCTGCCTTCGGCAGCTACGGCTGGAGCGGCGAGGGCGTGCCCCACATCATGGAGCGCCTCAAGCAGCTCAAGCTCAAGACCCTGGAGGGCTTCCGGGTGCGCTTCAAGCCCAGCGAAGACCAGCTCAAACAGGCCCGGGAATATGGCATGGAGTTTGCCCAGGCTGTGCTGGACAACCTCCATCCCATCCAGCGCGCTCCCAAGGGGAAGGTGCGCTGCGACGTGTGCGGCGCGGTGTTTGACGCCGATGCGGAGGCCTGTCCCGTCTGTAAGGTTGGCCCCGAGCACTTTGTCCCCCTCACTGGGGAGGAGAAGGCCCCCAAGGAGGAGCTGGTGCGGTGCAAGGTGTGCGGCGCGGTGTTCGAGTCGGACAAGGAGCGCTGCCCTGTGTGCGGCGTCGGCCCCGAGTATTACGTGCCCGTGAAGAAGGAGGAGAAGAAGGGCTCCGGCACCCGCAAGCTGGTCAAGTGCCTGGTGTGCGGCGAAATTTTCGACTCCTCTCTGGACACCTGTCCGGTGTGCGGCGTGGGCCGGGACAAGTTTGTGGAGGTAGAGGTGGAAGAGACCGCCTTCCGCAACGACACTCAGAACACCTACGTCATCCTGGGCAACGGCTGCGCCGGCGTCAGCGCCGCTCAAGCCATCCGGGAGCGGGACAAGACGGGCCGCATCCTGCTCATCTCCAACGAAGGCCCGGCCTACCAGCGGCCCATGCTGACCAAGGCCATGCTCTCTGGCCTCACTGCCGACCAGATGGCCCTGCACCCCGCTGGGTGGTATGAGGCACAGAACATCGTCCAGATCCTGGAGCGCCAGGTGGTGGCAGTGGACACCCAGAATAAGCAGGTGGAGCTGGACGGCGGCTTCAAGCTGCCCTACACCAAGCTCATCTTCGCCCTGGGCAGCGAGTGCTTCATCCCGCCCATCCCCGGCCACGACAAGCAGGGCGTGGTAGCCATCCGCCGTCTCAGCGACGTGGAGAAGATCCAGGCCATGGGCAATGCCCTCAAGCAGGCTGTGGTCATCGGCGGCGGCGTGCTGGGACTGGAGGCCGCCTGGGAGCTGCGTAAGGCAGGCATTGAGGTGACCGTCCTGGAGTTGGCCCCCAAGCTGATGGGCCGTCAGCTGGACGACCAGGCCGCGGCGCTGCTGCTGGACGCCTGCGGAAAGTCTCAGGTCCGGGTGGAGACCGGCGTGCAGATTCAGTCCATCCAGGGCGGCGAGACCGTCACCGGCGTGGAGCTGGGCAGCGGCGAGATCATCCCCGCCCAGCTGGTGGTGGTGTCTGCCGGCGTGCGTGCCAACACCGCCATCGCCCAGAGCGCGGGCATCGAGATCGACCGGGCCATTGTGGTCAACGAGCGCATGGAGACCAACCTGCCCGGCGTGTACGCCTGCGGCGACTGCGCCCAGTATCAGGGGGTCAACTACGCCCTGTGGCCCGAGGCCCAGGAGCAGGGCAAGACAGCGGGGGCCTGCGCCGCCGGAGAGCTGGCGGCCTACCAGCCCATCGCCCCGGTGCTGGCCTTCCACGGCATGGGCACCGAGCTGTTCTCCCTGGGCGACCCCGGCAAGCAGCCCGGCGTGGAATACAAGACGGTGGAGGTCCGGGATGAGGCCCGGAATATTCTGGAGCGGTACTACTTCACCGCCGGCAAGCTGTGCGGCGTAATTCTGGCGGGTGACCTCTCCAAGATGGCAGACATGATGGCCGCCATCGACGAGAAGCGCTCTTTTGCCGAGTTCTTCGCCTAA
- a CDS encoding iron ABC transporter permease: MSRNGKARLALVILAAALILSLGLAVSVGSMAIPMGDVYQVMAYELFGLGDGSQWGSGGVHDVVWLIRLPRLVLAAATGAGLGLCGAVMQAMVQNTMADPYILGVSSGAYLGAALALTAGAGTALGGNAMGLFGAVGAFLAAAAVLLLSRLGGRSTPIKLLLSGVALSAVCSALGNFCIVLENDDHAAAALVQWTMGGMGAANWPGNAIACGVVVSGGLFFWSQYRTLNLMLLGDDCAGTLGVELAGRRLMYLLVVAAMVGVLVYQAGMVGFVGLIIPHGVRLLFGSDHRTLLPLAGLTGAVFLVWMDVLCRVVLPGNEIPIGILTALVGAPVFLALLARRRYGFGGEV, encoded by the coding sequence GTGAGTCGGAACGGAAAAGCACGCCTGGCCCTGGTGATCCTAGCCGCCGCCCTCATCTTATCCCTGGGACTGGCGGTGAGCGTGGGTTCCATGGCCATCCCCATGGGGGACGTATACCAGGTGATGGCCTACGAGCTCTTTGGCCTGGGAGACGGCAGTCAATGGGGCAGCGGAGGGGTCCACGACGTGGTGTGGCTCATCCGCCTGCCCCGGCTGGTGCTGGCGGCGGCCACGGGCGCTGGCCTGGGTCTGTGCGGCGCGGTGATGCAGGCCATGGTCCAGAACACCATGGCCGACCCCTACATCCTGGGCGTGTCCTCTGGAGCCTATCTGGGAGCCGCCCTGGCATTGACCGCTGGGGCGGGCACCGCTCTGGGCGGCAATGCCATGGGGTTATTTGGCGCAGTGGGGGCCTTTCTGGCCGCTGCGGCGGTACTCCTACTGTCCCGGCTGGGAGGACGCTCCACGCCAATAAAACTGCTGCTGTCCGGCGTAGCTCTCAGCGCGGTGTGCTCCGCCCTGGGTAACTTCTGTATTGTACTGGAAAACGACGACCACGCCGCTGCCGCCCTGGTGCAGTGGACCATGGGGGGCATGGGGGCAGCCAACTGGCCGGGCAACGCCATCGCCTGTGGCGTGGTGGTATCGGGCGGGCTGTTCTTCTGGAGCCAGTACCGCACCCTGAACCTGATGCTGCTGGGCGATGACTGCGCCGGTACCCTGGGGGTAGAGTTGGCCGGCCGGCGGCTCATGTACCTGCTGGTGGTGGCCGCTATGGTGGGAGTACTGGTATACCAGGCGGGGATGGTGGGCTTTGTGGGCCTTATCATTCCCCACGGGGTGCGGCTGCTCTTCGGCAGCGACCACCGCACCCTGCTGCCTCTGGCAGGACTGACTGGGGCTGTCTTTCTGGTGTGGATGGATGTGCTGTGCCGGGTGGTGCTGCCGGGCAACGAAATTCCCATCGGTATCCTCACCGCCCTGGTGGGTGCGCCGGTATTTCTGGCACTGCTGGCCCGGCGGCGGTACGGATTTGGAGGTGAGGTGTGA
- the trpD gene encoding anthranilate phosphoribosyltransferase, translating into MIKEAIVKIVSKGDLTYDEAYTVMNEIMSGQTTPTQNAAFLAALSTKSARAETTDEIAGCAAAMRAHATKVETGMELFEIVGTGGDNAHSFNISTTSALVAAAGGVKVAKHGNRAASSQCGTADCLEALGVNIQQSPEKCVELLQEVGMCFFFAQKYHTSMKYVGAIRKELGFRTVFNILGPLTNPGTPSMQLLGVYDEYLVQPLAQVLISLGVRRGMVVYGQDKLDEISLSAPTTVCEIKDGWFKSRVITPEEFGFARCTREDLKGGTPAENAAITRAILNGAQGHKRNAVLLNAGAALYIAGKADTMADGVALAGELIDSGAATRTLEKLIAVSNREVGAE; encoded by the coding sequence ATGATCAAAGAAGCCATTGTCAAAATCGTCAGCAAAGGGGACCTCACCTATGACGAGGCCTACACCGTGATGAACGAAATTATGAGCGGCCAGACCACCCCCACCCAGAACGCCGCCTTTTTGGCGGCCCTCTCCACCAAGAGCGCCCGGGCGGAGACCACCGACGAGATTGCCGGCTGCGCCGCCGCCATGCGCGCCCACGCCACCAAGGTAGAAACCGGGATGGAACTCTTCGAGATCGTAGGTACCGGGGGCGACAACGCCCACAGCTTCAATATCTCCACCACCTCCGCCTTAGTGGCGGCGGCAGGAGGGGTGAAGGTGGCCAAGCACGGCAACCGGGCCGCCTCCTCCCAGTGCGGCACCGCCGACTGCCTGGAGGCTCTGGGGGTAAACATCCAGCAGAGCCCGGAGAAGTGCGTGGAGCTGCTGCAGGAGGTGGGCATGTGCTTCTTCTTCGCCCAGAAGTACCACACCTCCATGAAGTACGTGGGAGCCATCCGTAAGGAGCTGGGCTTCCGCACTGTATTCAACATCCTGGGCCCCCTCACAAACCCCGGCACCCCGTCCATGCAGCTGCTGGGGGTATATGACGAATATCTGGTGCAGCCCCTGGCCCAGGTGCTCATCAGCCTGGGTGTGCGCCGGGGCATGGTGGTCTACGGACAGGATAAACTAGACGAAATTTCCCTCAGCGCCCCCACCACCGTCTGCGAAATCAAGGACGGGTGGTTTAAGAGCCGGGTCATCACCCCGGAGGAGTTTGGCTTTGCCCGCTGCACCCGGGAGGATCTGAAAGGCGGCACCCCGGCGGAGAACGCCGCCATCACCCGAGCCATCCTGAATGGAGCGCAGGGCCACAAGCGAAACGCTGTTCTCCTCAACGCCGGAGCGGCCCTGTACATCGCCGGAAAGGCGGACACCATGGCAGATGGCGTGGCTCTGGCCGGGGAACTGATCGACTCGGGCGCGGCCACCCGCACCCTGGAGAAGCTCATCGCCGTGAGCAACCGGGAGGTGGGGGCAGAATGA
- the trpC gene encoding indole-3-glycerol phosphate synthase TrpC has protein sequence MTILEQLADHARVRVAAAKEKAGLDTLQAQCRSLERTLGRGQGRERFQKALSKPGLSFLCELKKASPSKGLIDPEFPYLDIAKDYEAAGADAISCLTEPKWFLGSDDIFRRVRQSVSLPMLRKDFTVDPYQIYEARLMGADCVLLICALLDTQTLKEYLKLCQALGLAALVETHDEDEVRSALAAGATILGVNNRNLKDFSVDFQNAKRLRDLIPPDVLYVAESGVTGPQDVAELKEVGADAVLIGETLMRAPNKRSMLEQLREAAQ, from the coding sequence ATGACCATCCTGGAACAGCTGGCCGACCATGCCCGGGTGCGGGTGGCGGCGGCCAAGGAGAAGGCGGGACTGGACACCCTCCAAGCCCAGTGCCGGTCGCTGGAGCGGACCCTGGGCCGGGGACAGGGGAGAGAGCGCTTCCAGAAAGCCCTGAGTAAGCCGGGGCTGTCCTTCCTGTGCGAGCTGAAAAAGGCGTCCCCCTCCAAAGGGCTGATCGACCCGGAGTTTCCCTATCTGGACATTGCCAAAGATTATGAGGCTGCCGGGGCGGACGCCATCTCTTGTCTCACGGAGCCCAAGTGGTTTCTGGGCTCTGACGATATTTTCCGCCGGGTGCGGCAGTCTGTATCCCTGCCCATGCTGCGTAAGGACTTTACCGTGGACCCCTACCAGATCTATGAGGCGCGCCTCATGGGCGCCGACTGCGTGCTGCTGATCTGCGCCCTGTTGGACACCCAGACCTTGAAGGAGTACCTGAAGCTGTGCCAGGCGCTGGGGCTGGCCGCTCTGGTGGAGACCCACGACGAGGACGAGGTCCGCTCCGCCCTGGCGGCGGGAGCCACCATTTTGGGGGTGAACAACCGCAACCTCAAGGACTTCTCTGTAGACTTCCAGAACGCCAAGCGGCTGCGGGACCTCATCCCGCCGGACGTACTCTACGTGGCCGAGTCAGGAGTAACCGGCCCCCAGGATGTGGCCGAGCTGAAGGAAGTGGGGGCCGACGCGGTGCTCATCGGGGAGACCCTGATGCGCGCTCCCAATAAGCGCTCCATGCTGGAGCAGCTGCGGGAGGCAGCTCAATGA
- a CDS encoding amidase domain-containing protein produces MPLIPYDRDAAVRYAHRWAFSRNPRFYNFDELGGDCTNFASQCLYAGTGIMNYTPDLGWYYIGPNNKAPAWTGVPYFYNFLTRKQENRGPVGVSASIEDLLPGDFVQLRFAGDEFGHTPVVVEVGFPATLENVLVAAHSQDSDFRPLNTYNVQDMRFIHILGSRK; encoded by the coding sequence ATGCCGCTCATACCATACGACCGGGACGCGGCGGTGCGCTATGCCCACCGCTGGGCCTTCAGCCGAAATCCGCGATTTTATAATTTTGATGAATTGGGGGGCGACTGCACCAACTTCGCCTCCCAGTGTCTCTACGCCGGGACGGGGATCATGAATTACACCCCAGATTTGGGCTGGTACTACATTGGCCCAAACAACAAAGCTCCCGCCTGGACGGGAGTACCCTATTTTTATAATTTTCTCACCCGCAAGCAGGAAAACCGGGGACCGGTGGGGGTGTCCGCCTCCATAGAGGACCTTCTGCCCGGGGATTTCGTCCAGCTCCGCTTTGCCGGGGATGAGTTTGGACACACCCCTGTTGTGGTAGAGGTAGGTTTCCCCGCCACGTTGGAGAATGTGTTAGTGGCCGCCCACAGCCAGGATTCCGACTTCCGCCCCCTCAACACCTATAACGTCCAGGACATGCGATTCATCCATATTTTAGGCAGCAGAAAATAA